GGCATTACCTTGGACAAGACCTTTAATCTCAGAATCATCAACCCGTACTATGCAATGAATACCCCGGGAGGAGGCTATGACAATTATTACCCTCTTGGGTCAACGCTATACCTTTCCTACAGTTTTCGCGACATTGATAGGGTCGAGTGGATTATCGACGGGAGTCCTTCTCCAAGCAATTCAATCTCCTTACCGATAGGAGTGCATACCATTGAATTGCAAGGATATGCAAGTCAAGTACGTCTACCTGAAGGCACGTTGAAAGACTATCGTCCATCTATGAATAGCTATGAGACACGCCGTGATATCCAAATTGTGGAAACACAACGCGTCCTTTCGATTGATGCACCTGATGAGGTTCTCGAAGGCCAGAGCTTTGTTGTTCGTGCAAATACGAGCAGAGAGGATCCAAGAGATTTACTGAACCAATTAACACTTTATATTGATGATACATATAACAGAAGGAATTATGGGAATCCTGTTAATCGAATGTTTACCCTATCGTCTCTCATCGAAGGGAACCATATGCTTAAGATACATTCCTCTGATGTTTTCAATCGTGGAGGCGTAGCATATAAGCCGATTAATGTGTATAAACCTCTCGAGATGGCTATCATCTCTCCTACTGATGCACAGAGAATATCGCCTGATGTCAATGTGATAGCTCGTACAGAAGTTTTGACGGGAAAAATCAACCGTCTGACATGGCGTATAGACAACCGAGTTGTATCAAACAGCAATTACACAACGGTAAATCTTGGGAAATTGGAACCAGGAAAACATACCATCAGTGTCAGTGCCGAGGATGTGCTGGGAAATATTAAAACCGAGCAAATATCGGTTGAAATACAGAGTGATTTCCAACTCGATCTCCTGCAACCTGACAAATCCATGGAAACAGTAGTAGGCACCTCCGTTTCTTTCCTCGCTGGTGTAGACAAGGTAATAGGCTCTGCTGTAAATGTGACTGATGCAGCAAGACATATAACGTGGTATGTGAATAATACCAACACCAATAAAAATGGAATCTCCTATATCTTCGATGCAGAGAATCCAGGGACCTACACGATTTATAGTGAGTATGACCATAATGAGATGGTCCGCACCACTTCTTCAAGAACCATCACTGTTCGGGATATTGCCTCACCCCAGATTACTTACCCCAAGAACGGACAAACCATTCTCTATGCAGATGGAAGCTCTATCTTACTTTCTGCAAAGGGAGAACCTGGGGCAACATACCATTGGATGCATAACAATGAGATCGTGGCGATAGGGCCTGAAGCTAGCTTTAATCCAAATGGATACGAAGGCGAGATTCAGCTGAAATTGGTTACAACTGCATTTGGAAGGAATAAGCAGCAATTGGTGAGTTTCTTCCTTGATAGAAACACCCCACCTTCCTTGATGTTGTCAGTACCTGAAATACAGTACACCGGTGACATGCTCAATTGGACCGCAGCAGCAAGTGACAGTGAAGATCAGACAACTGACCAAGCCATAACCTTTGCCCTTGATGGCCTTATACTCTCTAGCGGAAATCCGCGTGAGCTTTCCAGCAAGGACGTAGGTGCCCACACGCTGGTCGCAAGCACATCAGACTCTCTTGGAGCTACCACCACACAGCTTGCAAGCTTCAAGGTTGTAGAGACTACACTACCCTTGGAGTTGTTATCTCCTCAAGAAGGTGCAACCTATTACAAAGGATTTGAAATCCCGCTCCTCGCATCTCTATCTCAAGGTGAGGAAGGAACGTATACATGGACAGTCCAGTATCTGGATGATCCAAGTATTCCGAAGAAAACCTTCCAAACAAAGCAAGCAATGTTCACGAGTGAAGCTACAGGGGCTGTTTTGGTAGGCCTCGTGTTCACCGACACAAATGGCAGGGAGAGAGGTCGAAAGCAAATACTCCTAAATATTGAAAACGAACCTATCTATCTGAATATCAATTGGCCGCACGGAAGCACTGTCAATGCAGGGACTCCATTGAATCCTACATTACAGGGACTGCCGGATAATTGGGAGGAAGGGGAACTGGACTGGTATCTTGCAGGGTTACCTGTTGAAGATTCCACACAGATGGTTGCACCCAGCAATAGTGAGACGTATACTCTCTCAGCTGTCTATCATATTGAAGATAGAAGCGAACAAGCTTCTGTTGAGTTCAAGGTAAATACTGAGCCTTCAGTTTCCATCACCAGCATTGCTGATGGAGACGCATACAAGACAGGTACCCCGCTCATCCTTTCAGCAAAGGTACTGGATGATCAAACCTATACTGGAACGGTTACATGGAAAATGGATGATGGGACCTTGATTGGGGAAGGGAATCCTTTAATCTATACTTCCACAGCCTCAGGAATCATGCACATCAATGCAATAGCAACAGACGATTTCCAACTCTCAGGAAGAGATGCTGTATCTATTGAATTCTATGATGCAATCCAGGCTGTGACGGTAGCAGTGAATGATGGACTACCTACTTATCTTATAAGTGAAAAGGCCCCTGCTCTACCAATGTCAGTTTCCTTTACAGGAGGGAGAAGCCCGCAGGTATCCTGGCAAATCAGACAAGAAAATAAAATCCTTGAAAAACAAGGTTTGGTTTCTTCTTTTACCTATGAGGAATTGAAGGATTTCCAGAGAGAACCTGCCATTGTGTCCATGATCCTGTGGGACAGGACAATGCTCGGTGAAGAGCGAACAGAAATCTTACGAAAAGATATCCCTCTACAGCTAACCTCTGATGCAACGTTAGAAATACTTAATCCTGTTGCAAGTATTATTTATCGAGTTGGTCAAGATGTGGATGTGATGCTTTCCATGACTGGTTTTACCGACCCCGCTATAAGTATCACGATCAACGAGATTGTGCGCTCTGTAACTTGGGAACTGAGTGATGATGCCAGAACTGCAAAAGCCACTATTCCAGCCAATCAGTTTGGAAGAGAAGGCGTCTATCTTATCACAGTCAGCGCTTTGGAAGATGGTGTGTTTAAGGAGTCAGAGACCAGCATCAATCTCTATGAAAAGCCAAAAGGCATCTATATTGTAGGTGCTCCAGAAATCTTTGATAAGACCGTTGATGCCGTACAGATTACTGCTGACACCTCTGACCTCGAGGGAGTAGAAAAGATTTTCTGGAAGAGTGACCTCTCAACAGAACCCATTGGAACTGGGAAAATGCTTGATCTCGGGGAGGCTGATCTGAAGGCAGGAAGTCGATCAATCACCGTCGAGGCATATAATGGAGAACAACTACTTGCCAGCAACACCATCACACTGCAGGTACTCCAGCAAATAGAAGTCTCTATAGAAGGAGGTGATGAGCTCTTGGTAGTGCAAGGAGGCGCCGATGTTGCACTAACTGCTAAGGGAACAGACAGGGATGGTACTGTACTCATACCTGAGTCCTTCACTTGGAGTTCTCACTTGAATGGTTCTATAGACGTTGGGAACATACTCTCATTTGCCAACCATCCAAATCTCAGTGGTGGTGAACATATCATTGCTGTACAGGTAGTCGGTAAGGATGGATCGATTGCAACTGCACTGAAAATGGTACAGATTATTGGACTTCCCGAAGCAGAGAAGCCACAAGAGCAACAGACCCAAGTAGCGGCAATATCTAGTGATCAGGAATACAGTGGTTCTCAAGAGGAAGGAGGAGATAATGCAGCTCCCTCTGGTCAACAAGAGGAAGAACAAGCAGAGACAGATTACTTCGATCTAGGTAGGCCAATAGATACCTTCTTGCCTTCTGAAATTCCTGACCCGTTTGGACCAGGAGCAGGAGGTGCTCCTCCAAGCAGCATGATTGAAGATGAGATGAACTCCTTTCTTGGAGCAAACGCTGGGAGTGGCCGATAAGGAGGACCATGATGAAAAATAAATATTTTATAATACTGTTAATAAGCATGATCGTAAGTTCCTCCTTGTTTGCTCTGGAAGTCGATATCCCAAAGGAAATTCCTGCCTATCGCAACCTTATGGTCAAACTCATACCCGCGCAGAGTGAAGGCTCCATTTCTGAAGCTCGGTTCTTCTTCTACCAAGTAGGTGTAAGGGAACCTCTCTACTCTGAGTTCATGCCTGAGCGGGATGAGTGGATAGCAAAGGTTCCCTATACATACCTAACGGGAGAGGAACTGACGTATTTCTCAGTAATGAAAAACACGGAGGGAACCGTTTACCGCACACCACAAATTGGAACACAAAAAGTCCGTCTGATTCAGGACATCACCCCACCAAAGCTCAAGCTTGTGTCTCCAACCACCTTTGATTTGGTGGCGGAAGAACAACAGTTGGTTGTCTTTGAGATAGAGGACGAGAGTGCCCTATCAAGCTTCTCTATTTCGATTGATGGGCAGGAAGCAATTCACTCAGGAGCCTTTGGACAGTACCTTTCTTTCTTGGTAAAACCTACAGAGCAAGAAGAAAGTGTGGTTTCAGTTTCCATGAAGGACCGATACGAAAACACAAGCACGGAAGAGTATCGCTTTAAGATAGGAGCAAAGAAAGCTCCAATCTTTGTCGCTGATGCCTCGTATCAAAGCAGTATTGAACTCGAATACATGCTTGGTCTGGGGGAGAGTGAGAAGTCCCTGGATATTCCAACTGTGTTTGCTGATCAGAACCATCAATTGAATGTAAGCTATGCGCTTGGAGGTGACACCTACCTTAAGGCAGGGCCAATTTCCCTCCAAGTGGCAGCTAGTTTGAGTGATTCAATTTCAGTAGAAGAAATCTTTGAAGCTTACCCAAACACACTGTTGGCTGATCTTCAGAATATACTGAACCTATACAACCCAATCGATTTTGCAAACGAGTTTGATTACACAGGAGAGATAGCAAGAAAGTATGAAAATGATAACAGATTATTGCTAAAGATTTCGTTCTTTGATCCCATCATTACCTATACTTTTGGAGACCAAGAACTCAATTTCCAGCCGGAGACCATCAATAAATTGGGTTTCAGAGGAACAGCATTGGCAATAGATCTCCCCTTCTTCGAAATGAAAGTAGGGAAAGGCCTTACAGATCTTGGACTTTATCAAGTAGCATGGCCGAAAAACTTCCTTGGTTTCCAAGTAGGAGTAAAAGCTAAGGAATTGTGGTATTTCCAAACCAATCTTTCCTTTATCAGCGCACTGCAGGGTCGGTATACTTCACTCAAGAAGACTGGTGCGACCTCTCAAATCGGAGAACTGTACGATGTACTCACTACCCCTCCTGACCAGAATATGGTCATGGGACTAGGAACAGGTGTACACGCCAAAACGTTTACGATTGATGCATCCTTCTCCTTTTCTCTGTACAACCAGGATGCGAGCACCATTCTCGATGTTAATCAGCTAGCAAGTGACTTGGAGTCCCAAGGAGGCCCTGACCTTAGCTCCTATATCGATTATATCGATACGGTGCACGCAATATTCCCAGTGTTGGATTACTTCTTACCCTCCAATGGGTTGATTGCAGGAATTGTCGACAAGGATTTGTGGGGTATCAGCTACGGAGTTGATATGACCATTCCTTCCCTTGGAATAGAAGCTTGGGTTCGAAAGACAGATGCTACATTTAGAAGCCTTGGCTCATCCGTGGAAACAGACATCTTCACATTTGGGGTATTCTCTGAAAAGAGCGTTGGGGACTTTATGGTACGAGGAGGGTACTCATACGATAAAGATACCATCGCAGATATCCTCTTCAATGACATCATTGCTTTGGTAAAACCTGATCTTCTAACTACAAGTACAGTTTCTGCTAGCGATATCTCTACCATTCTACATACTGCACAAGTTGGGTTTGATACACCCCAGAGCAAGCTTCTTGGTACCGTAAGTGTGAATTATTCTTTTACGTTTGCAACCAACACTGCAGAGAAACTTGCAGAAAAGGCCCCCGACAGTACGGTTGAATCCTCGATTCTTACCTCTACTAAAAATGATGTCACGATGACGCATACCACAGAACTGCGCTGGAGAAGTGGACAATATAAGCTAGGTCAAATATCTACGAATGTAGGTGCTCAAACAAAGGATTCATACGTATTACAATCACGCATAGATGGTGTCGATTCTGATACATCATTCTTTGAGTACTCGTATGCATTGACCAATAGTTTAGGATTCGACCGCTATGTTCTCTCCCTTGGTTTTGACCAAGCCTGGAGCACTGAAGATGATAGCTTGATTACTTATGGCTATGACACGTCTCTTTCGGTCAAGGATACGTTCTTTAATACTGTACGTATCAGCGCTTCTCTTGACCAAGCTTTCAAGTCATCACTCGAGGCTTATCGAATATCTGGAGGATTTGAACTAGATAAACAGCTTGGAATGTTCGTGGCATCAGCATCATTAAAGACAGAGTATTATGATTCTTTGCAAGACAACACTGAAGATTCCCTGACAACTTCTCTGACAATCAAAGGTGTATTCAGGAAATAGAGTATAATAGTATCCTTACATCCTTAAAAAATTCCCCCAATTGTGCACTCACACAACTGGGGGATACCCAAACAAATCTAGGAAGGGATTGTTAGAGCGCTTCCAATACCGCTACGTCCTTGATGCTATAGGCATCACGAATTATCCGTAGTTCTTTCTTGAGATTCTTTTCCGCTTCACCATCAAGTGAAGAGAAAGGTTTTCTCACGGTTCCTGCATCTATACCGATCCAACTGAGCATACACTTCATGCTTGCATGCATGGGATACTTCAGGACACAGAAGATGATTGCATCAGCCTGCCGCTGCAAGAGCTTCGCCTGTTCCCAGTCACCTCTCTGATATGCGTTATAGAGACCGATGAACAGTTCAGGAATGACATTATAGAAGCTGCCGATAAGACCATCACTACCATAAGCCAGACCAGAGAGTGCCATCTCATCACTGCCAGAGTATACCTTGAAATCGTTCCCGATCTCTTCCTTGATCCTGAGAATCTCATGGTGAGTGCTTGCCGTATACTTGATACCTTCCACCTGGTCAAGCGAAGCAAGGCGCTTAATCTGGTCAAAGTCCACCGCTCCAGCCAAGGCAACATTGTAGACGATCATGGGGAGGGGAACAGAACCACTAAGTTCCTGGTAGTAACGATACACCTCATCTGAAGAGAACTTCCAGTAGAATGGAGGAACAGAGGAGATGGCTGCAGCGCCATGCTCATAGGCATGCTCAGCAAGCTTGATGGATTTCTTCGTCCCGATATCTCCAACGTGGACAATAATGGGCACCCGGCCTGCCACCTCATCCGAGACGACCTTCACAACCTTCTTTCTCTCATCCCCATCCATGAGGAACGTCTCCCCGGTACTCCCTGTCAGATACAGTCCATCAACACCCTTGGAGAGGAGGAATCGTACTACTGAGCGTTGGCACTGCTCATCGAAATTCTCGTTTGTATCGAAACATGTCAGTAGAGCAGGAATCACTCCACCGATGCGGTCCAGTCTCATAGTTTTCATAGTATTACACCCTTCTTGGTAGGAGAAACCTGGGGCCTCTCCGGTTTCTCTTACTTAGCCCTTCACTGCACCCATGGTGATGCCGCTTGCAAAATACTTCTGGAACAAGAGGAAGATGGTAACAATGGGAAGCGCGCCCAAGGCAGCCCCTGCCATGATCACCCCATAGTTGGTTGCCATCTCTGCCTGCAAGGTTGCCACCCCGAGTGCGATGGTCAACTTGGAACGACTCTGGAGCATGACCAACTGCAGGAAGTAGTCATTCCATGTCGTGATGAACGTAAAGATTGCCAGAGCACCATAGGCAGGCTTGATGATGGGTGTCACAATCTTGACAAAGGTCATCCACTCTCCACTCCCATCAATGCGTGCTGCATCGAGGATTTCTGTGGGTATGGTCTGTGCAAACTGTTTCATGAGGAATACCCCAAACGGCCATCCAACAGCCGGTAGGATTACAGCCCAAGGAGTATTATACATCCCTATAGAGTTCATGATCCTCACCAAGGGAACCAGGACTACCTGCTTAGGAAGTGCCATTGCTGCAATGATGACGGCGAAAACAATCCCACGGCCGGTGAACTGCTTCTTGGCCAGCACAAACCCAGCCATGGCGCTTGTCAGGCAGACCAGGATCATGGAGGCAGCAGACATATAGATACTGTTGAAGAACCACTTGCCTGCCGGGTTGATGAACAGCTCAGTAAAGTTGGCAAACGTCGGGTCAGTGGGGAACCACTGAGGCGGCATCTGAATAGCCACTTTCTGTATCTTGAACGCACCGGTCACAATCCAATAGAACGGAAAAATGAACAGGACGGAGACTGCCAGGAGCATGACCATCATCAGAATCTTGTAGGGGGAACTTTTTTGTTTCAACATGCTCATACCTCCCTAGTAGTCCACATTGGATTTGATCGACTTGAACTGCAACACACTGAAGAACCCGATAACAATGGCCAGCACAACCCCCATTGCATTCGCATATCCATAGCGGTATAAGCTGAATGCATTATCATACAAGTAGTACATGATCGTGCTGGTTGAATACACAGGACCTCCGCTGGTAAGCAACTGGATCAAGGCAAAGACCTGGAAACTGTTGATCGTCGTAATTACCACAACATACAACGTGGTTGGCATGATCGAAGGCCATTTCACCTGCCAGAAAGTACGCATCTTGCTCGCCCCATCAACCTCTGCTGCTTCCAGGACCGAGGTGTCGACATTTGCCAAGGCTGAAATGTACAAGACAATCGGCTGGCCGATGCTGGTGGTGAACAGAATTGCCAGGATACACCAGATGGCGGTATCCTTGTTTCCAAGCCAGCTGATGTTCTTCTCGATAATCCCAAGACTTACCAAAATATAGTTGATGATACCGGCGTACTTGTCGAAGATCCATTTCCAGACCACGACCACCGGAACCGTTCCGGTCACTACCGGAAGGTAGAAAACCCCTCTGAACGAAGAGGTGACCCAGGCATTCTTGTCATAGATGATGGATGACACCCAGAGCGAAAATACTGTAACAGCGGGTACCGTTACCACTACGATCACAAAGGTATTCCAGAAGGACCTCAGGAACTTTGGATCATTGAACAGCTCAATATAGTTCTTCAAGCCGATGAACTGAAAACTGCTCATGGTGTAGTTGAAGAAACTGGTAATGATCCCCATTCCCATTGGGATAATGACGAAGCTGACAAAGAAGAGCAGCATTGGCAGTAAAAACAAGTAGCTGGTTCTATCGATCTGTCTCTGGATTGCATGGCTAACGCCATATTTGTTGGTTCTGCTTACCATACCTACACCTTGGAACATTCATAGATTGTCCCCCCCCACCCCAGTGGGGAGGACTTGAAACTCATTGTAACAATTAATTGAAAACTGCGTTTGAATTCTTGTCATAATCAGCAAGTGCCTGACTGACCGTCTTATCTCCGGTGAATACATACTGGAGCATATTCCACCACTCAGTTCTCATTGCTGCAAAACCAGGCATGGTGTTGTAGTAGCCACCATAGTACTTGGTCCAGGAAGCAAGGAGCTTGTACTCATCATTACCAGGATAGAGGTCACCGAAGGAAGCACGTACTGGGAATGCACCGGTCTGTACAACATTCTTTGGTCCCCATGCTGGATCGTCACAGACGAATGCAACAAACTTCTTGGCTGCCTCAGCGCGAGCTGCATCATTGTTGTCGAAGATTCCAAAACCGTTTACCAGGTACTCAAGACTGGGCACCCCATCATTGCTCGGGAATGGAATGGAAACCTGGGTGAAATCGTCACTAGCATAGTTGAGGGCATTACTGGTTCCCCAGCAAATGGTGGAAGCAATCTGCTGCTGGCTGAAGAGCTGCAACTCTTCTGCTGCTGCAATGCTCAAACCGGCATCAATGTATCCCTTATCAACCAGGTCCTTCAGCAAGGTGAGAGCCTTTGCTCCCTCTGGGCTGTTCATGGTATAGCGACTGTTGCTTGCATCAGCAATGGTTGCACCATAGAGATTGGATACCAAAGCACGGGTTCCCTGGTCACCACCCTGTCCGCCACAGTAGACAGAAAGGCCAATGTTTCCGTTCTTTCCAAGGGCTTCCATTGCCTTGGCAAAGTCATCAGTAGTCCAGGTTCGGTCCCCTTCAAGGTTCACATACTGCAAGGCACCAGCCTCTTCCCACATCTCTTTGTTGATACCCATGTAGAAAGGAGAAGCACTGATGGGATACATCCAGTAGGAAGATCCATCGCTACAAGCGGCGATCAGTTCATCATTACCTACATCATTTTTATAGGAATCAGTGAACATGTCATCGAAGCTTACGAGTTTGCCGTTTCTTCCGTACTCAATGATTCTTCCCGGTGCATCAAAGAGGATGTCAGGAGCTGTACCACCTTCGATGGCGGCGGTGAGCTTCTGGGGACCACTGGTGAAGTCGATGGTCTCAAGTTGTACCTTGATCCCGGGGTTGGCTGCCTCGAAAGCCTTGATGATCTCAGCCTCATAGCTGCCGACCGGCTTGCCTGGGTCCTGACCAAAGGTGGGGAATGCCCACCAAGTGAGGGTTACTGTCCCATCATCACTGGTTGCTGCCTTTTCCTGGGAACCTGCAGCGAAGAGAGGGCTTGTGAAGAGCACTAACATCACACAAAGCACAAGCGTTGATAGCTTTTTCATGATTCTTCTCCTTTTGTTCATATGCGATTATCGCTTATTTACCTATACTTGTATGCTAGTTCTAAGTATTTGTTTTGTCAACAAAAATCTTTAATGAATATCTATCATTCAGTAATATTGTATATAAATCCTTTTATTATATATTATTAATTATTTTTAATTACGGTTGCATATACTGACATGTAGTATTTTTCATATCTTTATTTTGACATTTCTGGTATTCCAGTTTACTATTTTCTATATACAAAGACTGTTCTGAAATAAGCATCTTTGAGAAGGGCCACAACAGTGGTAGAATAGGAGCATTATGGCAACAAAGACAGTTATAATCGACCAGATATACCATGATATCAGGGATAAGATCCTGAAGAATGAGTATATTCCTGGCAGCAAGCTTAGTGAAAACTCCCTCTCGGTTGAATACAACTGTAGCCGGACCCCTGTAAGGGAGGCAATCAAGCGCCTCGAGCAAGATGGATTTGTATCGGTACTCCCCCAGAGCGGGTCCTATGTGAAGGAACTGACAGTCAAGGATTACCAACACATTGCAGAAGTCAGAACATACCTGGAAAGCCTAGCCTTCCGCCTGAACTGTGAACATGCTGTAGATATTTCACCATTCAGTGCCATCCTCGATGAGATGGATACTTGCGACATGGATGACCCGAGTGATGTAATGCGATTCAGCGACCTGCACTTCAAATTCCACCTGGAGATGGTTCGTTCTTCAGGAAACGAAATCCTTCTCACCACCTTCAGCAGGCTGAACCTGAATACAAACAGCTTGCTTTTCTACCAACGCCTCAGCAACCTAGGAAAGAAACAGACCCAGGAAGAACACAGGAAAATCCTTGCATATCTGGAAAAACAGGACAGGAACAAAGGAGAGAAGTTCATGTTCGCCCATCTCTGGCGCAAGAGGAATGCCTATAAGCGAAGCAGGGAGTAGTCAATCATACCCATTTAATGAATCGCATCTACATGCTTGGTAACGACCAGGTCTGCACCGGTTCCAGCTATATCTTTCAAGGCCACCTGTCCGATCCTAACCGGTGCAAGCAGGATCACCTTTTTTGCCTCAGCCATCACCTTGAAAAGACTGGCCTTGGGCACCGGCCTGTTCAATCTTACACTTGCAACGGGCAACTCGCCTCCCTTTACGACTACGGAAGTTGAGATGGT
This sequence is a window from uncultured Sphaerochaeta sp.. Protein-coding genes within it:
- a CDS encoding dihydrodipicolinate synthase family protein; this encodes MKTMRLDRIGGVIPALLTCFDTNENFDEQCQRSVVRFLLSKGVDGLYLTGSTGETFLMDGDERKKVVKVVSDEVAGRVPIIVHVGDIGTKKSIKLAEHAYEHGAAAISSVPPFYWKFSSDEVYRYYQELSGSVPLPMIVYNVALAGAVDFDQIKRLASLDQVEGIKYTASTHHEILRIKEEIGNDFKVYSGSDEMALSGLAYGSDGLIGSFYNVIPELFIGLYNAYQRGDWEQAKLLQRQADAIIFCVLKYPMHASMKCMLSWIGIDAGTVRKPFSSLDGEAEKNLKKELRIIRDAYSIKDVAVLEAL
- a CDS encoding GntR family transcriptional regulator, giving the protein MATKTVIIDQIYHDIRDKILKNEYIPGSKLSENSLSVEYNCSRTPVREAIKRLEQDGFVSVLPQSGSYVKELTVKDYQHIAEVRTYLESLAFRLNCEHAVDISPFSAILDEMDTCDMDDPSDVMRFSDLHFKFHLEMVRSSGNEILLTTFSRLNLNTNSLLFYQRLSNLGKKQTQEEHRKILAYLEKQDRNKGEKFMFAHLWRKRNAYKRSRE
- a CDS encoding carbohydrate ABC transporter permease, translated to MLKQKSSPYKILMMVMLLAVSVLFIFPFYWIVTGAFKIQKVAIQMPPQWFPTDPTFANFTELFINPAGKWFFNSIYMSAASMILVCLTSAMAGFVLAKKQFTGRGIVFAVIIAAMALPKQVVLVPLVRIMNSIGMYNTPWAVILPAVGWPFGVFLMKQFAQTIPTEILDAARIDGSGEWMTFVKIVTPIIKPAYGALAIFTFITTWNDYFLQLVMLQSRSKLTIALGVATLQAEMATNYGVIMAGAALGALPIVTIFLLFQKYFASGITMGAVKG
- a CDS encoding sugar ABC transporter permease, with the protein product MLLFFVSFVIIPMGMGIITSFFNYTMSSFQFIGLKNYIELFNDPKFLRSFWNTFVIVVVTVPAVTVFSLWVSSIIYDKNAWVTSSFRGVFYLPVVTGTVPVVVVWKWIFDKYAGIINYILVSLGIIEKNISWLGNKDTAIWCILAILFTTSIGQPIVLYISALANVDTSVLEAAEVDGASKMRTFWQVKWPSIMPTTLYVVVITTINSFQVFALIQLLTSGGPVYSTSTIMYYLYDNAFSLYRYGYANAMGVVLAIVIGFFSVLQFKSIKSNVDY
- a CDS encoding extracellular solute-binding protein, coding for MKKLSTLVLCVMLVLFTSPLFAAGSQEKAATSDDGTVTLTWWAFPTFGQDPGKPVGSYEAEIIKAFEAANPGIKVQLETIDFTSGPQKLTAAIEGGTAPDILFDAPGRIIEYGRNGKLVSFDDMFTDSYKNDVGNDELIAACSDGSSYWMYPISASPFYMGINKEMWEEAGALQYVNLEGDRTWTTDDFAKAMEALGKNGNIGLSVYCGGQGGDQGTRALVSNLYGATIADASNSRYTMNSPEGAKALTLLKDLVDKGYIDAGLSIAAAEELQLFSQQQIASTICWGTSNALNYASDDFTQVSIPFPSNDGVPSLEYLVNGFGIFDNNDAARAEAAKKFVAFVCDDPAWGPKNVVQTGAFPVRASFGDLYPGNDEYKLLASWTKYYGGYYNTMPGFAAMRTEWWNMLQYVFTGDKTVSQALADYDKNSNAVFN
- a CDS encoding DUF1667 domain-containing protein, with amino-acid sequence MRREYTCIICPIGCDMVAEIEDNEMISLTGNNCAKGRLYVQQELTDAMRTISTSVVVKGGELPVASVRLNRPVPKASLFKVMAEAKKVILLAPVRIGQVALKDIAGTGADLVVTKHVDAIH